The nucleotide sequence ACCCTGCGCAACTGAATTTCCAGTTGATCTGTCTCATTATCTCAATTGTTCATCCCTTCCTCTCTGGAGAAGGATGCAGCCGACGGCGGCAGATGCCCCCGCCGACGCCTGCCATACGCTAACTCTTGATGGTGATGCGCTTCACCTGCGACTGCGCCTCTTCGCTATTCGGCAAGCTACCGGTCAGAACGCCATTATTGAATCGCGCATCCACTTGGTCGTCCTTGTCCTCCGTCCCGGAGCGCTTTCGAGCTTCAACGTCAGCACGCCCTGGTTGAGCAGGACCTCAATGTCCTTTTCTTCGAGACCCGGCACCTCAGCTGTCACCTTGATTTCCTCTTGCCGCCGGAGATATCCGCGCTCGGCCAGCCGCCGAAAGCGGATGCGCCCTTGAAGGAAGGGAATTTGGAACCGAAGCCATGGAAGATGTGGTCGAATAGCTTATGGACTGGAAATTGGTGCCGGGGGCTGTGTGCTAGAGCGGTTCCCGTTCTAACAGAATCGCCGGAACCGCTCTAACTATTTATTTTATCGCATTTCCAGCAAAATCGTTTCACACTTTTGCTGGAAATGCTCTAAAAGCAGGAGGCTATGATCTGGGGGCAAACTGATCAACGCGAACGCCGATAGTTTGCTTGTCGGGGTTCGGGTTTACGGTCGTGCAGATGGCTGTCTGTAAAAGCAGACACACCACTCAACTATCCGACAGGAATGTCGAACATTTTTGCTGGCTGCGAACTTGGTGATAGAGTTGGGAATTGGGTGATATAGCAGTCTTCCTTCCAAAGGTTATTCATAATTGCCTTTCGCGTCTTTAACCTAGTCACCGAGGATTAAAGATCCCAGTTCTTGAGATATTTGGCCGGCGTCGTGCCGAGCGCTTTCTTGAACATAGTGATGAACGCGGACACAGATTCATATCCAAGATCGCCAGAAACCTGCTGCACCGTCGCCCCGGCTGCAAGGCTTCGCAGTGCGATGATCAACTGCAACTGCTGTCGCCAACGACCGAAACTCAAGCCGGTTTTGTGTTGAACCAGACGAGCGAGCGAATTCTCGCTCATCGCCATTCGCGTGGCCCATTGCGCTATCGTGCTACGGTCGGAAGGATCGTCGACCAGGGCTCTCGCGATCCGCCCAAGCCGAGGTTCATCCGGCAGTGGCAGATGCAGATCCTGTACTGGCATACGCGACAGAGCCGATAGAAGCAACGTGGTGATAAGTTCCGTATTGGCCATCGCGACGGGAGACTGGTCAGCCATCTCGATGATAAGTTCCCTGACAAGCGGAGACAGGGAAAGCGTGCAGCATCGGTTCGGGAGTTCGGCAGCGCCTGGCTCAATGAACAAGAAGAATAATCGAGCATTGGCAGTCGCCACATTGCTGTGCAGCATACCCCCTGGAACCCAGATGCCACAATGAGGAGGCACCATCCACATTCCGCTCGGAACGCGACAAGTCACTCCACCGCGCAAAGCCATAACGAGCTGGCCTTTGCAATGGCGATGTTCAGGGGCTTCGCGTTCATTTTGCGACACATCAATCCTCACAGCACTCACCCGTGCCGGAGATTTGTCAAGATCATGATCGTCCCGAGCCCAGGAAAGGGAAAGCGGAGGTTGGTTGGATTTCGCTATCATCTGGGAGAATAACTAAATTCCCCGATCTCATTTGTCGATAGGCTTTCGAATGGACACGACGTTCGGAGACTACAATGGCATTTCAACCAAACGATCCTCAATATAACCGCCCCTCATCAATCGAAGTCTCATTCCAGCCATCGCGGATCGGGGCAGCTCTAAGTCGCCTCCTCCCTGTACTGAGGAGAGTGAGCTCCTCCCTTTCCAGGTGCCGGGTCTTGCTGACTTCTCCGACAATAAATACGCCGGCCATTGCATGTGTAGACCCTGCGGAATCTTACTTCCACGCCTGCGTTGCCGCGTCGCCTTTTTTCTATGTTTCTCCTGCGCTTTACGGCCTCATCGGCACCATTGACGAGCGAGGCTTTTCGGGAAGGAATTTCCAGCCAGGAGATGAGGTGTGAACGCTCGGCCGGTTGTTACCACCGCGGCAGTCGTCTTTTCATTGAAGACATTCCTCGCGGCAATGCTTGCCTATTTCATCGCCATCAGTTTCGATCTTCCTCGACCGTTCTGGGCGGTGGCGACCGTATACATCGTCGCTCATCCGCTTTCGGGCGCGACCTCATCGAAGTCGGTCTATCGATTGTTCGGAACACTCATCGGCGGCGGTGTAACGATCGCAATGGTTCCAAACCTGGTGAACGAACCGATGATGCTTTCAGCAGCTATCATTGCATGGGTATCGGCATGCACTTTCGTCAGTCTTCTTGACCGCACACCGCGTAGCTATGTTCCATTGCTGGCCGGATATACGGTGCTTCTTGCAGGATTGCCGTTGGTCACGGCGCCGGCGAACACATTCGACACGGTTGTGTCCCGCATTGAGGAAATCGGTCT is from Brucella intermedia LMG 3301 and encodes:
- a CDS encoding AraC family transcriptional regulator — its product is MIAKSNQPPLSLSWARDDHDLDKSPARVSAVRIDVSQNEREAPEHRHCKGQLVMALRGGVTCRVPSGMWMVPPHCGIWVPGGMLHSNVATANARLFFLFIEPGAAELPNRCCTLSLSPLVRELIIEMADQSPVAMANTELITTLLLSALSRMPVQDLHLPLPDEPRLGRIARALVDDPSDRSTIAQWATRMAMSENSLARLVQHKTGLSFGRWRQQLQLIIALRSLAAGATVQQVSGDLGYESVSAFITMFKKALGTTPAKYLKNWDL